Sequence from the Sciurus carolinensis unplaced genomic scaffold, mSciCar1.2, whole genome shotgun sequence genome:
TCATTATGCTAAGCAAGAACTTCTTATTATGAGCCCTATGTAAATAGTCAAGCTTCCATATTAACAAGCAACTTTTAGGATTAGAGATCCTTTTTGCTAGACTGTAAACCAGATTGTAAAAAATTTATACCTTGAACAGATTTTAGTTGAACAAATATTTAGTGgaatatactaattttaaagaTATGGAAAGTAAACCTAAAAAGGTGAAAACAATTATCTATGGCTAACAGCTACATTTGGCTAAATAAATACCACTCGGGGTTTCTGGATTCTCCAAGCTCTTTCAAAAGCAGCTTATACACACAATAAGTTTCTCatcttgaaataatttgaggataaTGCCAcctcaataaaataaagtgacagtaaaacatttttttaaaacttaaagttaTGTCTTAACGTTTCTACTATGATGGACGGTCAACTTCCAACATGTCTATTGTAGTTTCTCTATCACAACCAGAAAATCAGCCTCGTAAACAGAAAAACTGGAATTTTAGGCTTAGAAAAAAATCTTGGGAAACCAGtagctgccccccaccccccatatCTTCAGTCTGCATCCTTGGGCTCAATCTAACTGCAAACAGTTAAGtacttgagggaaaaaaaaaattacatttgaacATGTACAGTCTTTCTctggtcattattccctaaacaactaCTTTTATAACTATTcatataacatttacattgtattaggatTCTTAAGTAATCCCAAAGTGATTTATACTTATATAGAAGGACTGTATTAATTATATGCAATTTTACATGAGACTTGAGCAACTGAGAATTTGGAATTAAGGGGGagtgggtcctggaaccaattccctggGGATACGGAGGGTCTCTGAAATGTTTATGTActttatgaattcttttgtgAACTTTTGCCTTCATTTCTGGCTCAACCTTTTATTAGACAAGCTCCAAAAACTTGacaaaagaattaaagagaaatggTCACCGTATCTGCTGTGAAACTCAAAAGCCGGTGCAATGGTCCTATAGTGTTCGGAGTTCCTTAGTTAAGGTGTGACCACGACCTGGTACAGCCATCCAAAGAGGAAAACTGCACCGCCCATGCCTTTAGGAGGAGCAATAAAAACGGGTGCTAGCTATGGAAACAGATGTGTGCAAACCAACAGCAGCGTCAGCTAGGGAAAGACGTGGGTACCCCAAGGGCCTCCAGCCacaggtgggtgggaagggggcgAGGGCGGGCAGAGTCTGCTCTCCGCCCCTCCGCAGGCCCCACAGTCGCGAGCAGGGGGAGGCCCACGCGGGACCCGCGCGCTTTACACTGCACAGCACGGCCGCTAGGAGTCCGAAGGCGCTCGGGCCGGGGGCCCTTCTCCTACCTCTCGCTGAGAGCAATGGGGTGAGTGTGACTGGAGCCCAGGGAAGTGGCGGTTTGCGCGAATCTACTCAGAGCCTCCGCAGGCCAGAGCGCCGCCGCAGAACGGTTGCCAAGGGCGGAATCCAAGGAAGCCTCTCCCATAGTCCTCCGTGCGGGACCGGAAGCGCGGGGACTGAGGGGAGACCCGTAGGGAGGGGGCGGGGAGCGGCGCGCTGCGCCTCTGAACCCGGGCGGGGAGGGCTCCGGGCAGGGTCTGGGTGGCTTGGGCGTGCAAGATCCGGTACATCCCGATTTGAAATCGCCCAGAAAGCGCATGACCAAACGATGGTTCCTGGGTTATTTTGCAGTGTCTCCTGGAGCCACCACAGTACTCTTGTGAACCTGGGAAGCCCGTTTGCTGTGTAAtccctgaaaataaatttattggtcACCCTGCAAAATTGTCCTCATGATACCTGTGTGGGAAATCTTACCCCCACCACTTTGTCTTCATAATTAActtcttattaaattttaaaggtaaatttGGAGACATAGAGGTAGTCTAAGAAACTAGTAattaatgagttttaaaaattaaatatctccCAAAAGGGAGATATTTTCCTTGGGTCTCTCAcatttttgaacatcttttgaGCAGAAGTCCTAATGGCTTTTGTTCTGGACTTACTGTGGTGGTTGATTTTATCTGTCAAGTGAGCTAGTCTCTGGTATCTGCAGAGTGATCCTATTCCTTAAATGAAATTTCTTAGTAAATATGCATAcagttgtttctgtttctgtggagAGCCCTGACTAATATTACTATCTTTTCAAGGACATTTGCATAGTGAACAACTTTTGAACGCTGAAATAAGTACTTCAAAAAGGAGGATTATTGATGTCCAGTATATTAAAGATAATCCCTCCCCGTCCCTCCTACCCAAAGGCTTAGCCAGTTAGTTGGTTTGCAGTGTATTatagaatattaatatttcttaagcTTGGGGTCTTCTTAAATTTGACACAAACCCACTGCAATTACAGTGGTCTCCTGGGCTTCCCCCATGGTATATGGGGGGGCGCGGGTAGAGGAACCAAAGGGAATTTGGAAACTCAGGCTGCTTGCTGTGTTGTGAAGAATAAAGTCCTTTGTCTCTGATGCAGGTGTTTTCTGCCAGCATTCATGAAACTGTTAGGCTAACTTGTTAGTTTGCAGGTAAGTGACATCCTACACAATTATCAATAGTATCTAGCTACTGTGCCTAGCTAGAAGGAGATGTTTAATGAGTATTTGTTGAATTAGTGAATGCTGTAAAACCCTTCTTTCAGGTTACTGTACTTTAATACATGgaaacaattttcattttctttaggtCTCCAGGCTATAAATTTACAACTCCTTCAATTGTTTCATTGAAAACAGATTCAAGTTGTTTCAACTTTGTTGTTCTTTACAGGTGGTACCGTTACTAATACAGGGAGTGGGCCGTTATCTTCACTTGAAATGGTATAATGGAGTTATTTATCAAACACATGCCTATTATTGCCAGAGAAAATGAACGTTAGGGTCACTTCTTGTATTACTAAAATATAAAGTCTATAGAGAcagagatttttgtcttttttgttccaCACTATATCTCTAGTACTTTAAAAAGTGCCTGAAATTTGTTGACCCCCTacaattatttgttgaatgcatTGTCAGTCTTATAATTAGTTATGTATAGTTGAGAAGTTAATGCTTGAAGCAAGCAAGCAACGTTTGCCCCAAATAAAAGCTActgttattttcttaatattttttgtggggtggggtaccagggattgaactcaggggcactgaaccactgacccacatccccaaccctattttgtattttatttagagacaggggctcactgagttgcttagcgcctcgcttttgctgaggctgactttgaacttgtgatccttctgcctcaacctcccaagctgctgggattacaggcatatgacaCCATACCTAGCATAGTGTCGTTTATTAATATGAAGAAAAGTTAGAGGAGAAGCAGGGTtaagagagaaaattaattttgaacaCACTGGATTTGAGATGCCtgtaaaatatgatatataaatagaGATGTTGAGCTGCCAACTGTATGTGAAGTTACAAAGCTCAAGAGAATAGATCCTATCTGGAGATATACATTTGGAATTTGTGGTCTCCTAAAACAGATGGATTTGAAACCTGGGGGTGAGTGTGATTGGTTTTGCAGGGGAGGAGAATATAGAGGGATTCTAAAAATGAGCCTAGAACTGAGACCTAGAAAACAATATAGAAAGACTTTGTAGAAGAGGAAACCCTAACGATTCTCTTTAGTGGGTAGACATATTGAAGCAAAATCAGGAACACTAAAGCAATGGAAGTCAAGGGAAATAAATGTGTGAAACAGGAGGGAGTGGCTGAGTTTGTTGAATGCTGTCAAAATGGTCAGTAAGTTAAACCAAATACCTATTCTGTTGATTTAACAAGAGGTCTTCCAGTGAAAAGGGGCCTGCTCTGAGTTGACTCGTAATTGGGCATTGTATTGAACCATTTTTTTGttactaaaatgaaatatgtgaaaCAAACTAACTTTACatagaaaagagttttattttgctCTTAGTTTGGAATGCTGAAAGTCTAAACAGCATGCTTGGGCTCTTGTAAGGGCCCCATGATACATAGCAGGAATGTGAGTGAGAACGAGAAATCACATCATCAAAGAGAAAGTCAGAAAGGCTGCATGACCAGGCTTATACTTTTATAACCCCCTCTTGTGAGAAATAACAAAGGTCCTAAGAGGAAAACCTCAATCTCTTCAGGGCACATCCCTAGTGACCACAGGACCTCCCACCAGTCCTATCTCTTAAAGATCCCATACCACCATACTGGGAACCAAGACtcttaacacatgagctttggaggacaaaccacatccaaaccatagcagtgatGAAGTAATGAGCGGATATGAAAACTCAAAAAGCATGACTataaattggaagaaaaagagaggtaGATGGCTAGGGAGTTCATGGCTAAGAAagttttcattgatttgtttttgttttgtttttgtttttgaagctttttattattcatattgttttatatagctaaacatttatatttgttttggagTTGTCTCAGTTGAGGATATATATCCCAAATTAGTTGAATTATGATTAAAGTGTAATAATGGCTTATTCTGACAACATGAGaatttatatgatatattttcTCAACATATCTTTAGGGAAGTACACAGCATAGTTACCACTTTGGAATATACATTTAACATGAGAccattgatttgtttttaagatgGAAGATAATAAGACATGTTTTAAAGCTAAGGGAATTGATCCAATAGAAAGAGGCTGAGGATCAAGGAGAGATGGATGAAAGTGAGGGGAATGGAGAAGTTTCCAGGTCTGAGAAAAGTGGAAAAGGTCtagaataagcaaaataaaaggaGAACTTGTTAActaaagaaatgtagaaatatttCTTGGTAAGCTTGAGTGCTTGACACAAATGATCATGAATTTATAGTAATGCTTATCTGCTCTGTTATCTGGTGCTCTGATCCCTTTTCTTTATTGGACCTGCATCAGGTACAGACATGGAAGAGGTAGATAATAGAATTTATTCAGGGTTTAAATTTATTCAGGTTGAAATTGGGCAATTGCAAAGAAAGGACAGAGGAGAAAGGGAGTTGTATGGTAGACATGAAATTTAATGCAAATAATAAAGGACCTGAATTGAATGGAGCTAATAAATGGGAAGGAAGTAAAGGAGTTGGCTTTAAAATACTGCGGTTAGAAGAACAGTCTCAATAGGATGACTGTGTAACAGACTAGAGAGGAGACTTGCTGAATTAGTGATGATGGAAATGGTGGAGTTTTAGGTGGCAACTAGATCCAAGGTTTGAAGATGGATGTGGGCTGGAAGAAGTCATCTGAGATTAAGGGCTTGAAGTTTGAAGTCACTGGGTAAGTGGGAAGGTGCAGTGTGAATTAGGTGGTAAAGACTAAGGAAGAGCAAGGGAGGAAATTAGAAGGTGGTCTGATATTCATAGTTGCAGGGGATTTATAAGAGTGAAGAAATCAAGAGAACATTATCAATTCTACCTCCTGACTTGGAAATCCCTGagctttaaaagaataaattaccCAAGAGGGCTTTCAAAGGAAGCAGTATCTGTGGAGATGAGCCATTTTTCTGTGAAAGCAGAGAGCTGAGGAGAATAATAGGAAAAGAGGTGGAAGATATGGGGAATCTGCTCATTACAAAGCAGAAATTCTATTGGGCTTCAGGAGGGGTTGGACCATGGTGTTCTGACCAGAAAGACTTGCAGCCTGGGTGGTGACCCAGGAAAACAGGAATGTGAGAGGAGGCGTATTTAGTGCTGACAAATTTTTCTAATGGCATTCTACTATGACATGAAAGTGAAGCTTAGTGACACTGGCAAGAGGTATGACATTTCCTTATTCATGGTCAGGTGGTGATGCAACTGTGGGTGGTCTGCAGTGGCTAGAAGTTAGGATAAGTGGGCACCAgcacatggaattttttttttttttttttttggaagagggCAGTGGAACTTGGGTAGGTTCAGTCTTGTTTTCTAACTAAGGTTAATACTTTCATGGTTTTAgggtcagtatttttttttaaggtcttaACTGTCTATCATTCATCACTGATGACCAGTTACATTCTCTCTAATTGTTCTGCCTCTTTCCTTACTTCTATGACCTGGATAGTGCAGGTAGCCATCTTTGTTGCCTATTCTGTTACCATAGTGTTCTGGCTTCTGTTACTGCTTCCTCTTTACTCTTCCATCTTCCATTTTGGTCTCAATCTATTCTGCACACTACCCAAAGTGAGCATCCTTAAGTGAAAATCTGATCACATTATCTTCGCTCAAAAGTTTTGGTGCcccccctctcccctcttccttgaTTTTTGGACAATCTAAACTTTATAATGTGGCTTAGAAAACTCTTCACAGTCTTAAAGACCCATGTGGTCTTACTCGGGATTCTTTGTTGCAGCCAAGAAGAAACAACTCATGCTATTGTGAGCaaaaaggaatgtttttaaagaaatgatatcaAGAAACTCATTGAATTATCAGAAAGGCTAAGGAACAAGGcttggaaaaataacagaagctCAGGAAGTTAGGACACAGCCACAGTTGTATCACAGAAATGCCTGCTTTAAGTTTATGGAGATAACACCCTCAGTTTGTTCACCCTGCTTCACCACTGCTGCCCAATACCACTTGACATCTGCCATCCTGCCATTTGGACATATGTTACTACACAGCTAGACTCCATGCTTCTGGTGCTTCTGTCTTATCACTAGACACTGGGTTGCTCCATGGAAGAGTCCtttgtctccctctccctcaagtCAAAGTCTTACAAGGGAGGATGTACTGGTACCTTTAGGTCAATATGCCATGTTCTTCAAACCAGGGGGCTCAAAGGCAGGGTATCTACTCCCCTTAAGCATCTTATCACCTGTTTAGGGACTCTTCTGAAATGGGAAAGATGTTCAGATGTTGGTCATTTCAAAAAGACAAATGAGGGGTTGGGGTtggtagctcagagatagagtgcttgcctggcacatgtgaggcagtgagttccatcctcagcaccacataaaaataagtaaataaaataaaagtattgtgtctatctacaactaaaaaactatatttaaaaaaaatgacaaattggggctggggttgtgcctcagtggtagaatgctcatctggcacttgtgaggccctgtacttaatcctcagcaccacataaaaatgaaggtattgtgtccacctacaactagaaaatatatttttaaaaaacgacAGATGCGTATGATACTTTCCCAATTGTTCTCCTCATTTGGACATTTAGGCCCATCCATACTTGAGTTCTCTCACCTCACAGGAAGAGCCATGACCTCTCTTACCTCTAGGCTTTCACACATGCTAATCTCTTGTCCTAAAATGGACAGTCCCCTTAGCTTGGCCCTTTCTCCAGGTGGCCTTTCCTAATTCCTGCTGTATTTGTTTGCTTAGGCTTCATTACAAACTACCATAGGCTGggggcttaaacaacagaaatttgttttctcacagtttcagagcctGGAAGTCCAGGGTGAAGGTATCAGCAAGTTTGGTTTCTTGTGAGGCCTCACCTCTTGGCTTGTGGTTGCCATGTTCTTGCTGCCTCTTTGCATGGCTGTCCCTCTGTGCATTATGCCCTAGTGTCTCTGTGTGTCCTAATCTTCTCTTCTTGTAAGAACCCAATTGATTTAGGGCCCAACCTAAGGGTCTCCTTTTAACTTACTTATCATAGTCTCCTCTTATCTGtaattttgctttctgcagtttaAGTTACCTTTAGTCAACTGTAGAATGAAAATAGTACTAGAGAGCAatgagaaattaagacattttgagaaagaccatattcacataacttttttaaaaaaaatttatagttagttatacatgacagtagaatgcatttgacacattgtacacaaatggagcacaacttctcattcctctggctgtacatggtgcagagtcacaccagtaaggtaatcatacatgtatatagggtaatagtgtctgtctcattccactgtccttcccatccccaccaccccaccccacccctcactcccctctgcacaattcgaagtttctttgttctttcctacCTACtgaccccattatggatcagcatccacttatcagagaaaacatttggcctttgtttttttgggattgtattatttcatttagcatggtattctctagctccatccatttacctgcaaataccataatttcattcttctttaaggctgagtaatattccatcatatatagccattctttatccattcgtctgttgaaggacatctaggttggttccatagtttagctattgtgacatATTTACATAACttttgttacactgtattgttatAGTTGTTTTATGTTATAGTTATTGATGTTACTCTCTTACTGCCTAATTTATATCTGGAGCTATTGGAGCACTGAACCTCCTTATAAGAAGTTTGACTTTCCTAAAACCACTATGATGAAGAGTCACAGGTTAGGAGCTCTGACTGATAATTTCATCTGAGCCCTGACTTTCAGTCATCCCTGCCATTCAGTCATCCCTGCCAGGGCATTAGACATGCGTGGTTATGGTCCGAGTGTTGTGTCCTGACCCCCAATTCATACACTGAAACTTATTCACCAATGTATTAGGAGGTGGACCTTTGGGGATCTGATTAAATCACAAAGGTGGCATATTCCACTGTGTGAGGACTCAGCGATAAATCACCATCTATGAACAGGAAACAGGTGtttaccagacactgaatctatCAGGGTCTTCATCTTGAACTTGCAGaatgttctggaggctgagaggtTAAAGGTCAAATAGTACTAAGAAAGATCTTCTTGCTACACCATCATCCCATGGCAGGAAGATGGAAgttgaagagaaagaaggagaagagggacagaggaaaagaaaataggggagagatgaatattttgtttctttttctgttgttgttgttgttgttttcaataCAGGTTTTGCTGTGTTGCCCTCACTTGTCTTGAACTTTTGTGCTCAAGTGATCCTGtagcctcagcctctcaagtaactgggactacagatccatgccactgtgcccattgtgttcattattttgaattttatttcatctcctcTTGTTTGGACTATAACTTTCTGtgtcctcttcctgcctcttATCTTTCTGTTTCATATTCTGCCTTGGGGTTCATCGGTTCGGTTTTGCATTCTATTGAGTAGGGGTACAGTAGACCAATTTTACACCATGAGATGCTCTGATCTGCTCAGCATTAATATCTaactgaaaaagtaaacaaaataaaaggatgatATGTTCCTTCTCTTGCTTTTGGAAATAAGCAATATTATGTGCTTAGTAAGGAAAAATAAGTTATAGGCCTTAACCTTAAGAATTTTACTATTTAGTTGAAGACTAAACATTAAGCACTTCTTAACAAAGTGAATTGCACAATAATACACTGAGTAAATGAATGACTAAAAGAATTTGAGGGCTGTACCATGCAGGGCACAGTAAGCTCAGAGAAAAGAGCAATTATCATGAATGAAACAGTCTACCAGCAGAGAGGAAATAGGACTGGGCTATTTAAAGGGAGAGGTAATTTCAGATCACTTGTGGTGAATACAGCATAGGTTTGGAGGTGGTTATAGGTCAGTAGAACTGTTTGAACATCCAAAATCTCACTTTCTGTAAGAGGCCTTTCCTAAACATTTTTCCCAAAACACATCTTTCTCATCTCCATTATTCTGAGTACCCTTTCCCTGCTTTATTTCCTTCGTAACATTCATAATGACCTGAATTTTGATTTCCATATACATTATGTCATTTCTTTGTCTACTGTTTAGTTACACTAGAGTGTAAGTTCCATGAAATTAAAGGTCTTTATCTGTCTTGCTTACCACATTGTCCCCAACTGAGCTGTCTAATACAGTAGCCACTAGCTATATGTGggtatttatttaaattagaattaattaaagttaaataaaataaaaattgatttcctAAGTCACTTCAGATGTATTTCAAGTGCCACTATTCATGTGGGATTAGGGGCTATCATATTGGacagtgtattagtcagctttctgttactcagacaaaataccagagacaaTCAACTTAAAGAGATGAAATGTTTTtgtggctcatagtttcagaagtttcaacCCATGATttcttggtcctgttgctttgggcctgtggtgacaTGGTATATCTTGGCAAGGCTATATGGTGGAGGAGGCCTGTTCAACTCATGGAagcaggaaacaaagaaagagaggaaaagaaaggggcagTGTTCTTATATCTCCTTTAAAcggcatgcctccaatgacctaacttccttccatagCCCACACCACCTCCCATTAGTGTCACAGGCTAGGGACAGGTTGGGCATTtgagggacattcaagatccaaccTATAGGTCTGgtgatagagctcagtggtagagcacttacctagcatgtgtgatgcctTAGATTCAATTCCCTATCTCtaccaataaaaggaaaaaaaaaaaaagccaactgtAGAAGACAATACAGATATTAAACATTTCCACCACCACAGAATGTTCTCTTGGGTAGTGCTGATTTAG
This genomic interval carries:
- the LOC124974061 gene encoding uncharacterized protein LOC124974061 isoform X2, whose product is MCANQQQRQLGKDVGTPRASSHRWVGRGRGRAESALRPSAGPTVASRGRPTRDPRALHCTARPLGVRRRSGRGPFSYLSLRAMGGLIGQSWPMLFASGGFKVKLYDIEQEQITNALENIRKELKRLEQADSLKGSVSAEQQLSLISGCSNITEAVEGAMHIQIPWQ